The following proteins are encoded in a genomic region of Magnolia sinica isolate HGM2019 chromosome 1, MsV1, whole genome shotgun sequence:
- the LOC131237041 gene encoding putative cyclin-D6-1 — MEEDFDLENPITIDSDPIPSLFASESDHMTSQTYSQSFINRDADASVRRDTISFILKSQFSFDPFVAYLAVNYLDRFLSKQGIPKSVPWILKLLSITCTSLAAKMKKSTFSLTSFQSEEGIIFDTQTIQRMELLILGALKWRMRSVTPFAFLLFFLSFFKRNDPPLKQALKARATEIVFKAQNEVKILEYKPSVIAASALLSASHELFPLQFPCFRKAISSCVYINKEKLLDCYNLMQGVVMDDYESILLDEVWSSDTPVNVLDRHSLSLESEKTSCISIGCAVTRSEAGTKKRKISDFCCNNSSSSSNETFRHLSQQIQHC, encoded by the exons ATGGAGGAAGACTTCGATCTGGAAAACCCAATCACCATCGATTCCGATCCGATTCCTTCCCTTTTCGCCTCCGAATCCGATCACATGACTTCCCAAACATACTCCCAATCCTTCATAAACAGAGACGCTGACGCTTCCGTCCGTCGCGACACAATCTCCTTCATTCTCAAG TCGCAGTTCTCATTTGATCCGTTCGTCGCATATCTCGCCGTGAATTACCTCGATCGATTCCTCTCCAAACAAGGAATTCCG AAATCAGTGCCGTGGATCTTAAAGCTCCTTTCAATCACTTGCACCTCTCTCGCTGCAAAGATGAAAAAATCCACGTTCTCTTTAACTAGTTTTCAG AGCGAGGAGGGAATCATCTTCGATACGCAGACGATTCAGCGCATGGAGCTTCTGATCCTCGGCGCGTTGAAATGGCGGATGCGATCGGTGACGCCTTTCGCATTCCTCCTATTCTTCCTCTCCTTTTTCAAACGGAACGACCCTCCATTGAAGCAGGCTCTAAAAGCTCGGGCTACAGAGATCGTTTTCAAAGCTCAGAACG AAGTCAAGATCTTAGAGTATAAACCGTCTGTAATCGCCGCATCGGCACTACTCTCTGCTTCCCACGAGCTTTTCCCCCTGCAATTTCCTTGTTTTCGGAAGGCGATTTCTTCCTGTGTATATATAAATAAA GAGAAGCTGTTGGATTGCTACAATCTGATGCAAGGTGTGGTAATGGACGATTACGAATCGATCTTGTTGGATGAGGTATGGAGTTCGGACACGCCAGTCAATGTCCTTGACCGCCATTCCCTGAGCTTGGAAAGCGAGAAAACCAGCTGCATCAGCATTGGATGCGCTGTTACGAGATCGGAAGCAGGGACGAAGAAGAGAAAGATAAGCGATTTCTGttgcaacaacagcagcagcagcagcaacgaaACGTTTCGTCATCTTTCCCAGCAGATACAGCACTGCTGA